The Flavobacterium faecale genomic sequence TTAAAATTTGAAATAAATATATACAAAAAAAACCGTTCGATTGATCGGTTTCTTGTGAAGGCAGAAGTATTTGAACTTTTTAGCACTTATTTTATGTTAACAACTGTTTTTATTACTGTTAACCCTTAAAGATAAAGAATGTTTATATTTGTTATCACAATGATTTTATAACGAATAAAAAAGTAATTGTTACCTAAATTGTTACCTATATGAAATATACATTCACATTAAAGCAACCAAATGCAGACAGCGAAACCTTAATATATTTTACTTGTTACTTTAATAAAGAAAATAAGAGGTTTATATTTTCTACAGGAGAAAGCATACACCCCGATAATTGGGATTTTGAAAATAAGTTTCCTTTTACCATTGGCAAGAAAAAATCAAAATTCGCTGAAAGTATCAAAATGCAATTAGATAGACATTCCAATTTATTTAATGAAACTGAAAGTTTGTACAAACGAATTAAAGAAGATTTTACAAGTAAAACTTTGAGAAATGTATTTGATACAGAATTTAAAGTTGCTATAAAAGGTAAAAATATTTTCTTTGATGCTTATGACGTTTTCATGGCTGAAAAAAAAGCATCGCTTCAATGGTCGGCAGGAACTGTAAAGAGATACAACAATATAAAAAATACCTTAAAGGAATTTGAAACCGCTAAAAAGTACGAATTAACATTTAGCAGAATTGATTTAAACTTTTACGGAAAGTTTGCTAGTTACTGCATGGAAGACCGAAAACAAATAAACAATACCTATTTAAAGAATCTAGGTTTTTTTAAAACGTTTATGTTTTGGGCGGTAAAAAATAAATATACATACAATACAACTTTTGAAAATTTCAACCATGATGACAATGGCAAATGTATAATTAAACCAACCTTAACAAAACAAATTGCCTTAACGATTGAAGACCTTAATAACTTAATGCAGTTTGAATTTAAAACGGCTAAACTTGAAAAAGTAAGAGATGTTTTTGTATTCCAATGTGTTACTGGAATGCGTTTTGGAGAAATAGCAACGATTACAAAAAGTAATGTAACAGAAAAGGACATTATTCTAAAAGAAGAGAAAGACGAAGCTAAAGCACAACGAGAAATTCCATTAACAAATATTTCAAGATACATTTTAACAAAGTATGATTATCAACTACCATTGATTACAAACCAGAAACAAAACGAATATATTAAGGATGTATTTGAAGAGATGAAATATTCTAAATTAGTACAAAAAGTTACAGTTAAAGGAAAAGACAGTATAAAAGTTGACATGAATTTTTACGACCGTATAAGCACGCACACCGCCCGACGCACATTTATAACTATGATGAAAAGAGAAGGTAAAAGCGATAAATTAATTGCTTCAATGACTGGACATACAGACATGAAAACATTAAACGCATACTACCAAGTCGATGCTCCCGATAAACAGGAAGCAATGGACGAGGTTTTTAATATTGAAATCCCGTTGCGTAAAGCAAAATAAAACGACAAAAAATATGGAGTTAAATTCCTTTATAGAAAAGTATAGAATTACAAAATGGGATTCTTACAACGACACAAGTGAAAAAATAATTGACGTAAAAGAAA encodes the following:
- a CDS encoding tyrosine-type recombinase/integrase: MKYTFTLKQPNADSETLIYFTCYFNKENKRFIFSTGESIHPDNWDFENKFPFTIGKKKSKFAESIKMQLDRHSNLFNETESLYKRIKEDFTSKTLRNVFDTEFKVAIKGKNIFFDAYDVFMAEKKASLQWSAGTVKRYNNIKNTLKEFETAKKYELTFSRIDLNFYGKFASYCMEDRKQINNTYLKNLGFFKTFMFWAVKNKYTYNTTFENFNHDDNGKCIIKPTLTKQIALTIEDLNNLMQFEFKTAKLEKVRDVFVFQCVTGMRFGEIATITKSNVTEKDIILKEEKDEAKAQREIPLTNISRYILTKYDYQLPLITNQKQNEYIKDVFEEMKYSKLVQKVTVKGKDSIKVDMNFYDRISTHTARRTFITMMKREGKSDKLIASMTGHTDMKTLNAYYQVDAPDKQEAMDEVFNIEIPLRKAK